The Candidatus Limnocylindrales bacterium genome has a segment encoding these proteins:
- a CDS encoding Rne/Rng family ribonuclease: MSREIIVNSTPRQTRVALLEDGQLVEIYIERAQDRRIVGNVYKGRVTRVLPGMQAAFVDIGLKKDAFLYVLDVYNNLEEYETTEVEEEEDAGVDAGDEDLEPFKMSSSSTSIQELLKEGQEIVVQVSKEPLGTKGARVTSHITLPGRFLVYMPTVEHIGVSRRIASDAERSRLRKLIKKFKPPNCGFIVRTVGEGKGEEEFKNDMEFLIKLWESIKKKSENSTAPCLLHEDLDLVFRTIRDLFNSDVEKMVLDSEREYQRCLEFVDTLMPHLTDRVKLFVKDVPIFDHYGIESELEKALRKKIWLKSGGYIVIEQTEALVAIDVNTGKYVGKKNLEDTIVKTNLEAVSEIVRQIRLRDLGGIIILDFIDMELEENKKKVLNALERKLREDRSRTNVLQLSELGLVEMTRKRVKQSLEKTLCEPCSYCDGRGMIKSSATVCYEVQNALRRLISNTDSQEILIRVNPSVGSLLRGEERPFIEEMMETYKKKIKIKEDPNLHQEHFEVTPL, from the coding sequence ATGTCTCGGGAGATTATTGTTAACTCAACCCCACGGCAGACGCGCGTAGCTCTTTTAGAGGATGGTCAATTGGTAGAAATCTATATCGAACGAGCACAGGATCGTCGGATCGTGGGAAATGTCTACAAAGGCAGAGTTACAAGGGTATTACCCGGCATGCAAGCAGCTTTTGTAGATATTGGTTTGAAAAAGGATGCTTTTTTATATGTTTTAGATGTTTATAATAACCTGGAAGAATATGAAACGACCGAAGTAGAGGAAGAAGAAGATGCCGGAGTAGATGCCGGAGATGAGGATCTGGAGCCTTTTAAAATGTCTTCTTCCTCCACTTCTATTCAGGAACTCCTCAAAGAAGGTCAGGAAATCGTGGTACAGGTTTCCAAGGAACCCTTGGGAACCAAAGGGGCCCGTGTGACTTCCCATATTACCTTACCGGGTAGATTCCTGGTGTACATGCCGACGGTGGAGCATATAGGGGTTTCCAGACGAATTGCAAGCGATGCGGAACGAAGTCGATTGCGAAAACTTATTAAAAAGTTTAAACCCCCCAATTGCGGCTTTATTGTGAGAACCGTTGGAGAAGGAAAGGGTGAAGAAGAATTCAAAAATGACATGGAGTTTTTGATCAAACTCTGGGAGTCTATCAAAAAAAAGAGTGAAAATTCCACGGCCCCTTGCCTCCTCCATGAGGATTTAGATTTGGTTTTTCGAACCATTCGAGACCTCTTTAACTCGGATGTTGAAAAAATGGTACTGGACTCCGAAAGGGAGTATCAACGATGCCTGGAGTTTGTAGATACCCTCATGCCCCATCTGACCGACCGGGTTAAACTTTTTGTTAAAGATGTTCCTATCTTTGATCACTACGGAATTGAAAGCGAGTTGGAGAAAGCGTTGAGGAAAAAAATTTGGTTGAAATCGGGAGGGTATATAGTTATCGAACAGACCGAAGCCCTGGTAGCCATAGATGTTAACACGGGTAAGTATGTGGGGAAGAAAAATCTGGAGGATACCATTGTCAAAACAAACCTGGAAGCCGTTAGCGAAATCGTCCGGCAGATCCGTCTGAGGGATTTAGGTGGAATTATCATTCTGGATTTTATTGATATGGAGTTGGAAGAGAATAAGAAAAAGGTCCTTAATGCCCTGGAGAGAAAACTGCGGGAAGATCGCTCTCGGACCAATGTACTTCAACTGAGTGAGCTGGGACTGGTGGAAATGACCCGTAAACGGGTTAAACAAAGTCTGGAAAAAACCCTTTGTGAACCGTGTTCATATTGCGATGGAAGAGGGATGATTAAGTCCAGTGCCACGGTCTGTTATGAAGTTCAAAATGCACTTCGGCGCTTAATTAGCAATACCGATAGTCAAGAAATCCTTATCCGGGTTAATCCTTCCGTCGGTTCCTTGCTCCGAGGTGAAGAACGTCCGTTTATCGAGGAAATGATGGAAACCTATAAAAAGAAAATTAAAATTAAGGAAGACCCAAACCTTCATCAGGAGCATTTTGAAGTAACCCCTCTATGA
- a CDS encoding molybdenum cofactor guanylyltransferase gives MTGVILAGGKSTRMGTNKAFLELGGKKIIQRVIDVFLTLFDEIILISNEPELYKTWGFKVVPDILPGKGSLGGIYTGLVTASQDQAFFAACDMPFLNQNLIQYLIDQAPGFDVVIPYAPTEENQSSEGLHPLHAIYSKACTKPIERLLEKNSFKIIGFFPEVRVRRILPEEIRLFDPNFLSFFNANTPQDLEFAKSLINSNRL, from the coding sequence ATGACAGGTGTTATTTTAGCAGGCGGAAAGAGCACCCGGATGGGAACGAATAAGGCTTTTCTGGAACTGGGAGGGAAAAAAATTATCCAGCGGGTGATCGATGTTTTTTTAACTCTTTTTGATGAGATCATCCTCATCAGCAATGAACCTGAACTGTATAAAACCTGGGGATTTAAGGTAGTTCCCGATATACTTCCCGGTAAAGGATCCCTCGGAGGGATTTATACAGGCCTTGTTACGGCTTCCCAAGACCAGGCTTTTTTTGCAGCCTGTGATATGCCTTTTTTGAATCAGAATCTGATTCAATACTTGATCGATCAGGCCCCGGGATTTGATGTGGTTATTCCCTATGCACCTACCGAAGAAAATCAATCCTCCGAGGGCCTGCATCCTCTCCATGCCATTTACTCTAAAGCCTGTACCAAACCCATTGAACGCCTTCTGGAGAAGAATTCATTTAAAATCATTGGATTTTTTCCCGAAGTTCGCGTCAGGCGGATCCTTCCAGAAGAAATTCGGCTATTCGATCCGAACTTTCTCTCCTTTTTCAATGCAAATACCCCTCAAGATCTGGAATTTGCTAAAAGCCTGATTAACAGCAACAGGTTGTAG